TTCTTTCTGCAACCCAGAGTAGATCAAAGTAAGATAGCTACAACAACCTGTTGTGGGAATTGTCTGTGCAGATGGAAAACACATATTGTCATCCTGTCTGGTTTCTCTATCCATCACTGCAGTGTCACTTCAAGAAGACCCAAGGATCCATCCGAGACCCCTTCCTTCTCCTTATCAACATTTTATCCTTTTGGAACATAAATGGAAGAGATGTGGCAGGATTGTCGTCCTGATATTGGAGCCAAAACACAGGTTTGTGAGTGCATAGTTTTGCAGCACCAGCTGTCCTGACAGTTTGTGGACACCACATCCCATTTCACAGTCTCCCTCCACAACGCTAGTGCAGCACCCCTGATcactttttattttagattttttaAAGTTACTGAGAGGGACCCTCAAACCTAAAACAGCAGAATCTTTATATCCTTATCCTAAAGTTTAAatgcctccatggccttgcctctTCTACCTTCTCGAGTGCTACCCCTCTTTTCTGGACCCCTCTTTTCATCTGACTCCTGTCATGGACTTTTATCTCCACCATTCTGACCATGCGTTCAACCATTTGCTCCAActccctggaattccttccctgaacgccATCCCTTCTCCACTACACCTACCTTTTCTTTAAGGTCATCCTTAAGAACCATCTCTTCTATCATAGCTTTGGTCATGCCTTTTATTATAACTCTCTAATTTGTCACCATTTTGTATGCTAATATGAAGAACCTTGAGATTTTGGTTCTACATTTTAGACACTatgggggggggcaattctcccacccACGGCGCTGATGTTttagcacagtgggccgggagattctAGTGGTGGCCAAATCGTGGGGTTCGCGGTGGGCGTTCGGGCCTCCAGGCGTCTCCCAGCCTAAGTTTTTTGGTGTCGACGGATCCATGCTGAAAATCAGTGTAATGGATATTTGCATATGTTTACATACCTTACCATCTGATTAGCGGGTTCGCGACTAGAATCCCCGCTCCCGCTagcgtctcctccccccccactctggaGTGATATCACGCTAGCGGGGATTACAACTGCTGTATGAAAGTCAGGACTTGGCGTGGCAGCGTTGAAcaggagtgaggaggtgagtgctATGAAGCTGCAGCCCCTGGAGTGCTGGGGACATTGGAGGCAGGGCCTGGAAAATTGCTGCTTGCTGTGGGGAAGTTCCTtctgtgggggcggcacggtagcacagtggttagcactgctgcttcacagttccagggacctgggttcgaatctcggttcgggtccctgtgtctgcgtgggtttcctccgggtgctccggtttcctcccacagtccaaagatgtgcgggctaggttgattggacattctaaattgctccttagtgtcccgggatgcatagtttagaggggttagtgggtaaatatgtagggatatgtggatagggcctgggtgggattgtggttgaaagaggccgaatggcctctttctgcacaacaggattctatgattctatgatcctggagAGCTTTAGGTGCTGTCCCAGGCCTGGGAATGTTACATATACTatctggggggcggggtggggtcctttactgagtgctggtcaGGCAGCTCTCTGCAGCCACTGGGCTGTTACGTTGTTCTGGCTGTGGGctgtggtgagggactggagtgCGGGGGTTttagggtgggggtgttgggggggtaagtgcaccatgtgctgcttgagggctAATCATTGCAGGCAGTtggtgctccaagcaggggtgctcaggttaacacagacactcatactgcatgtacgctgcagtgaatgggaacccatcttgtgataatTAGGGGTCTATCCCTGCCCTGTGTCCCTGACCTGCAACACATGCCGAGAAGGGAGTGTTGTAATTGCACTCATGGCAACGACTCAAGGGAGTGCAATGGCCACACCCGCACACCAAcctgcacactctccctgccaACCGTGTTCatgatgccaatggcaggcagtctaatcaggtgacgcatggcaccaaagattgtgttgtgttgccagcatcAACAAGTGGGAGCACTGGACCCAGTGAGGGATTGAAGGGTGGGCAGTGCTGGGGTAGATGCAAGCCATGACATGTATcgatcaatctctctctctctctaatcctcaCCATGCAGAATGGATCTGGGACTGATTGATTTTGAGCTGGCCATCATGGTGgcgactgagggggaagaggcagctcaggaggtggagggtgCAGGGAGGTCACTGCAAGAGCAGCCAGTggcagaccctcaggaaggaggggagAGGGCTGCCACTGATGGCCATGAGGTGGGAGAGCAATGTCCTGAAAGGGTGgccaggagaaggaggatgtggaggacCAGAATGTACCGGACCAGAATATCATTCGAGGGGCTGTCGAAAGTTATGCGCCTCCTCTTTCTCCTGGCCACCCTTTCAGGAGATTGGTCCTGCAGGAGGAACCCCCCTCCCCGTGCTGCCctaatcgctggcctccttccagcctccaccgatccctatgcaggGTGGTAGAAGGACCCCCACCCTCACTGATTGCCCCTAGATCCTGCCCTCATAGGCCtctcccctaggccccacccccaatatGCCCCCTCCTTGACActgccctgggcattggcacattgccctttggacagtgccaggggccagccTGGCACTACCAGGATGCCCATGCCTAGAGggcacccctccccctgccgccatgaccccctggggggcccaacTGCCctctccttcactccagtggggttgggctgctagctccctgaaagtagggagctactgtaatccccactggagtgaaagaatctggcgggatgggagatgctagcagtcccgggcccactaatagcatttaaatagtatgtaaCTTGCCTTAGGACAAGTTAACATCAGGAATgtagataatgggtgggattttatggcctcactcgtcccgaaatcgtaaaatcccacccgaagtcaacgggccttcccatgttccgcccctcacctgctccaattcccgtggtgggcgggccagtaaaattccggccaataagcAGTAAGCCActttggactgaggtgaggagattttctttggttgtgaatctttagaattctccaccccagaggctgtggaagctcaatcactgagtatatttaaagcagagattgataggtttctaaACACCAATGACATAAAAGGGCAAGGGGATAGCATGGGAGAAAGGCATTAAACTTATTAAATGAGTTACTCCAGCTCCGATGTTCCTATCAGAAGAACAATAGCAGGCATTTATatataggccaggattctcccaaaacaattctaaaggGGCAATTCTCCCTTAGATAAGAAAAAATTAACGCAACGGGCCAGGAGAATTGCACATCGGCTGATTTGCGGGCATCCCGCGAGTGTTTGTGCTGCGCTTGCGTCTTCCAGGCCCGGGTTTCCGGTGGCGTctgaccaccaccctccccatcccccccatgctgccctgatcactggccttcctccggcccccactgatccctatacagagtggcagtgggatccctcccacccccactgattgcccctaggccccgcccccatagGCCCCTCCCCCATAGGCCCCGCCTAAGACACTttgtggagcagagtgtttgTCGAACATTCCATCATAGTTTGTTAAGTGTATGTTGCAGTGCAGTTATTTCAAGTAGTTCAATGAAATTATGAAAACTGCTCTTAACTTTAATATAACAATAGAGAAATTCAGAAATAAACATGGTGCGTTTCCCTGAGTTCTGTTCTCATCTCGTTCTTTCATCAATTGAAAAATATTTCACAATGAAGAAGTCCATAAGATTGAAATTATGAAATGAAAAGAGGACACTGACAACTCTGTATACTCCCAGGATGGAATTCCCCCTTCTGGAATTAAGTGCTGTGGCGGGGGTAGGAATGTGGAGTGATTCCCACTGCGGAGGTTGATGGGAAACCACGCCACATCAACAAGCTCCAACCGCATTCATTATTCAGCACGCATGCTCTGCAGAATCCCATGGCCACACCCACCTATACAGCTTTCAATTTCCCTTTAAATATGTTTTACCCTTTTATCTTTAAATCTATTGTTTTTACATCCTTTTTCCAAAGCATGCAGATCTTTACTGTTATTTTTATGGCTACTATATCTGGGTAAAATTAAACTCAATACTTTGCTTTCGATCTTTGTCAATTGTgcattttccttttgaaatataACAGTTAAACTTCAGGTCATCCCCTATACCTTCCTAATGCAAATTCCATTCATGCTGCTCACTGGTATCCCATTTTAAATGCCATTTTAGCCCAGCTTATCTCCATTACAAAGTACTTGCATTCATACCTAACGCCTTTTTGATGCTTTTAATCTTGCAGTCTAACTGTCTTCAATTTAATTAATTagtcacacccatacacacacataggatggaattttcccgtttcacttgccacgggaatcgtagcgggcggacaggaccatgcaaagatccattgatcttgggcaggatttttcggtcttggggcgagcgcaactggaaaatcccacccgtacaTACATAAGTCTGTTTCACGTTGTTCCACAGCGATATTAAGAAGATATTGCAAAATATGATACTTTCATCACAGTTAGCAGACCATTTTTGAAAGTTTACAAATAGTAGCCCTTAGGAATCTAACTCTGATtcctaggccagaattttccgaccattcatgccagtgggattttcccattccgctgcaatgaacggagatttagctTTTCGCCAAAAAGACTTCAATTGCATATttcttaaaaaaacattttttatctGAATGCAACGCAACCTCTTATCATCTTTTCAAAGTCTGGAAGAGCTGGTGCCTAATTCAGCTGCTTCCCAATTTACatcttgtttacactacacattTTGCCAATGCTTCAAACTAGGTGATATATTTCGAACCATCTTACGTCAAGTTGTCATTAAtgcaaatttatttatttattagtcacaaataggcttacattaacactgcaatgaagttactgtgaaagtctccgagtcgccacactctggtgcctgttcgggtacactgagagagaatttagcatggccaatccacccaaccagcacatctttcagactgcgggaggaaaccggagcacccggaggaaacccacgcagacatggggaggacgtgcaaactccgcatagacagtgacccaagcggggaatcgcaCTCGGGTCCctcacgttgtgaggcagcactgctaaccactgtgccatcgtgtcgccctGTGTAATTAATACCTCAACATTTTAAATTCAACACCAATGGGTTTTGTAGCATTTGAAACACTGCAACTCCGGCAACCAGTGAGACCACCATACACTTATCCAAATCCTGGTCCAGTACTGCTCGCCTCTGTCCCGATGTACTGGACTGGGACAGACTGGCCAGCAGTTCTTTGAGGCTGGATTTCCTGTTCTTGTGTGATGGAAATCCCACCTCCAGCCTATTAACAGCCAATTATCAATTAAATGAATGCAGGCAGTTGATATTTCCCTGGGCAGTCTCCAGCTTTAACCATTGGGTTGGGGGAGTGGAATGCGGGGGGAGTGGAATGCGGGGGGAGCAGGGCACAAGGAATCCAGCAGCTTGTGTAATTCAGCCCCAAAATGAGAATTTTAATGTCCAAAATGGTGGTTTTGGGTCAAGTGGTATAAAAGATGCTGCCTGCTAGTGCTTTTCCATCACTATTTAATGGGGCAGAAGGAACAGGAGTGCACACTGCCAGTTCACAAACTAACATgcttcccttcccacaatcacaaTGCTCCCTGTGCAATTGGAGCATCCATAATATCACTGGACCCCCTCCAATATCAGATCCCCAGAAATCATTGGCTCCCATCTACAATCAGAGAACACAAATTCACCAACCAGCCCCCATGATCAAATCTCTCCATCCTGTCTGATCACTGTGACCTCAATTCCATTCCATGATCTGACTCCAAATCGACTGTGATCATCCCTGACTCTGTAAGCTATCCTTCTCTCGCAACTCCCTGCACTCCTCACCAACCCCCTCATGTCAATATCCAAGCATCACAATCTGCTCCTGGGTTGTGACCTCTGCTATAAAGTCCCACACCCTGAACTGGTTCTATCAATCAGGCTGACTTACAGTTCCAACAAAATTAAATCAGATTTTCATAAGAATCTCAGAGAGCTTTGGCAGAATCAAACAACTAGAAATGTCATCCAAGCCATAACCTTTTTAGATAACCTTGTTAACAATGTTATCTCGGTCACCATTGAAGCAGTTCTGGTCAACTTCTCATTATAAGGTTCCAGTTCCTTCTTCTGTTTGCTGTCAGCTGTACCTCAGTGGAAGGAGCCTCACCATTCAACCCAAATATAATGGGTTCAAATGACATTGCAGAGACATGAGCGCCCCAACATCCAGGCTGAActccagtgcaggactgagggggTCCTGCACTGTTGGGCATGCCTtcattcagatgagatgttaaacccagTCCACATCTGCCCTCTCAATGGGAGGAAAATGTTTTTATGggactatttgaagaagagcagatgaGATCCCTGagcgtcctggccaatattaataTTTTAACTAACTTTAGCAAAACGGATGATCTAGCTATCGTCATTTTGCTGTTCATGGGACTTTATTGTCTGCAATGGTTGCATTTCCTAGTTTCCTCTCACTGAGACTTCCTAAAGTGATGAAGAGGCCTCAATTAGGGCTTGGTAACCACTTTAGAAAGGATATGATGGTCCTCCAGAGGTACAGAgtaaatttaccagaatggtgcCACAGATGAGGAATTTTACCTGCAAGATTATATTGGAAAAgtttgaagtttaagtttatttattagtgtcacaagtaggcttccattaacactgcaatgtggttactgtgaaaatcctcaagtcagttcccattagctgatggtgcaAGAACTAGGGGACCTAAGGCTTTGGGCAATAGATGCAAAGGGACTATGGAAAAATAACCTTCTTTacacagtgaatggtaatgacctggaactcgctgcttgcAAGGTTGGTTAAAGCAGAGACAAATAATGAATTCTGAAGGAACTTGGATGGAACTTGAAGGAAATATGCATAGAGGGCTCTGGTAAATTGAGCCAGAGAATTGGACTGACTTGATTGCTTTATGGGGAGTCAGCATGAATTGGCAGGGTAGGGGGCATTTAATTGGTTAGGAAGGTGATGAATGTGGACCCAGTCATCCACTGTCACTGTTTGAGCTCTGATTAAGTCCAGGGTAAGAAGGCTTATGGACATCCTCCTGACCTGCCACCAACTGAGGCCTTCAGGTGtgaaattaatgcccacttaaggggcTCAGCTGCTGCCACTAGTATTTAATATATAGCAGGTGGACGACTGTCCTTGTGGGAAGCAAGTAAAGCAAACCCTCTTGGATATTTTTACAGGTTTACGGTGaagtggggatgggtggggttgaGGGCTGGATTTCTTTGTTGTCAGGTACTCAGTGACTGATCAAGGGAGCTGTCATGGGGAAGTGCAGGAAGGCAGGAAGGCCACCTTCCTGCCTTTCTGCCAATCTCACTCACCTATGACTTCCACCTAGCGGCCCCCCAACCTCAGCCCCTCATCCCCCAACCCTCACCTCAATAGCCCACCTGCTGTTTGGATCCCTCAGTGACCCTGGGCCTTAGATGAGTACATACCTGTCAGGAGCAACTGCCAAGCAAGTACAGTGACTGGTTTCTCATTGGCTGACTGTTCTTGATCCAGTAGTGGAGGAGATTAGCATCACCTACATTAAATTCTGTCCAATGGCTCTACGAAGTgtgcaatataaatacaagtctttttaaTGCTTACTTTATTTTAATTATAACAAGATTAACATGTGCTTTGTTGTCTGTATTTGATTATGGCCTTCTTTTCTTCATTCTGTTccaccccttttcctaaacttaaCTCTCATTTAGATGTTGTTCCTCATCCACTCTCTTTACTTGCTCCCTGGTATTTCCAGTGTCAATCTTTCTCATTCCAATCAGGAAGCTGTGTTCAAATGTTCTGGGCCTAGATGCAGTATAAATGGAACATGAGCTGTGCTCCCAGGATTCTAATAATCTTCATCTTTTTTTCTTTTACAGGAGACATTATGACATCAGTATCTAATAAAGGGATTTGCCGCACACTGTTAATTTCCATCATCATTTTGGGCTGCTTTTTAGCCATGTTGTTGCTCTATGTCAAACCATCTAACACCTGGATTTATGGTCCATTGGAATCTGCCACATCTGCACTCGGTGTGAAAAATCCCTTTGTGAcaggcacggaagagaacgaaaCTATTGTACTCATTTGGCTTTGGCCATTTGGTCAGACATTTGAGCTCAATTCTTGTGAATCTGAGTTTAACATCCATAACTGTCGCTTGACTGCAGATAGGAACCTCTATAACAAATCCCACGCTGTCCTTTTCCATCATCGGGACATAAACGGAGACTTGTCGAATCTGCCCACACAGCCTCGGCCAAGTTTTCAGAAATGGGTTTGGATGAATCTGGAATCACCGACCCACTCTCCGAAAAAGACTGGACTCGACCAACTCTTCAACCTGACCTTGACATATCGGCGAGATTCAGATATCGAAGTACCCTATGGGTCCCTGAGAATAAACAAAGTTCCATTCGATTTTGAACTGCCTAGTAAAAGCAGTCTGGTGTGTTGGGTTGTAAGCAATTGGAACACTAATCATGCCAGAGTGAAGTACTATAATGAACTCTACAAATATATTGATATCAACACTTACGGTCAAGCCTTTGGCGAACGCCTGAGTGATAAAAATTTGATTCCTACCATATCTAGTTGTAAGTTCTACCTTTCCTTTGAGAATTCAATACATGAAGATTACATAACTGAAAAGCTCTACAATGCTTTGCTAGCTGGCACCGTGCCTGTGGTCTTGGGGCCATCCAGAAACAACTATGAAAACTACATTCCGGGCGATTCTTTCATTCATGTGGATGATTTCCACTCAGCTCAAGAGCTTGCGGATTACCTGCACGAAGTGGATGGTAATGAAGATTTGTACATGCACTACTTCAAATGGAGGAAGTATTACTCAGTACGGTTGGTTCATTTCTGGGATGAACACGCATGTAATGTGTGTGAAAATGTAAAACATCAGAAATATAGATCATGTTCCAATTTGGAGCAATGGTTCTGGGACTGAACACTAAAACATTTCTCTGGTAAATATCATGGATCATCAGCAATATCTGTCAAATTCAATTGACTTCTTTCTCCAAATGAAAACATTTTCACTTAATCTTTTTCTTTAACCAAAAAAGAACTCCACAGCCTTACATCTTCCCTGGTGATGTGCGAATTCATCATGATTCTGAACCTGCAGCAGTGGAATTCAGATCATCAAATTCTCATCTTAAATGCAATTGCTTTTCAAGATGAACGATTTTATTTGGAAGAAACATGTTGTCTTTCCCCTGTCATTGCCACTTCTGGAAAATAATCACCTTTATGAGAAATTATGAAGAAAATATCCTGAAACAGATTGTATAGCCAATCTGTATAATAAAGCTGGAGAAAGATTATTTGACTTACATGATAGTTTCAAGAAGATAACTTTAAATCATTTATAAGCACTGTAAATTTCCATCTATGTTGAGTAgagtggcaatttttttttagaattTATAATCTTACATGAGGCTTGAACTCGAACCTTGCTACTGTCGTTACTTGTTATACAAGTTGATGTGCGGACTTGGGATCCAGCTCCACAGTGGCTAACAACAAAGTTATTCTGTGATTTGACTGGTCGTAAGACTCAACGACCAGCTGAAAAAGGAACAGTTTCGTTACCATTTATTGCAGGTACCTTGAACTCATATCTGCTGATCAGAGTTGCAATGGGCTCAAACTTAACAACTATAATGTCCAAGGAGCAGTTAGAATGGAACGGGAGACTTATAATCCTTATCCACCATAATTCTGCTGACAGAAGTTTTCAAGTTCAGACTATTATCCATAAAAACGTAGACTAGGTTCTGATGACATTACAGGTGCCCCATGCAAACTGCCATTTTAAACTGAGACCTGAGCAAGGACTTTATGTCTGTCAAATTCTTCTATGAATCACTGCTGGAACCAATAGAGGGCCAAAAGAGTACAATATTttgaaggtttttttagtttacaTGTAGATCAAGAGGAGCTGGAAAGCTCTTCTGGCTGCTATATAACCCAGGGGAAATCTGCTCTGGATGTCCTCCCTGATCTCCCTGGTAAGGATTCCCCTCTGTTATGGACGGGAAGAGGTGGTGGACTTGTTTTTCTCACTTTTTTCTCACTTCTTAGGTGTCTGTAAGTGCcgcgtttttcgaggaagtgatgaagatgattgatgagggtagggcagtggatgttgtccacatggactttagtaaggcttttgacaatgtccctcatggcagactggtgcagaaggtgaagtcgcatgggatcagaggtaagctggcaaggtggatacaaaacttgcTCGATCATAGAAGatggagggtagcagtggaagggcgcgtttctgaatggagggctgtgacaagtggcattcctcaaggatcagtgatgggacctttgctgtttgtaatatatatatataaatgatttggaggaaaatataactggtttgattagtaagtttgcggacgacacaaaggttggtggatttgcagatagcgatgaggaccatcagaggatacagcaggatatacatcggttggagatttggcagagagatggcagatggagtttaatccagacaaatgtgagataatgcattttgaagatctaatacagataggaaatatacagtaaatggcagaacccttaagggtactgataggcagagggatctgcgtgtacaggtacacaggtcactgaaagtggcaacgcaggtggagaagttagtcaagaTGGCttgtggcatgcttgctttcattggccggggcattgagtttaaaaattggcaagtcatgttgcaactttatagaaccttagtcaggccgcacttggaatatagtgttcaattctggttgccacactaccagaaggatgtggaggctttggagagggtacagaaatgatttaccagcatgttgcctggtatggagggcattagctatgagagaggttggagaaacttggtttgttctcactggaacgacggaggttgaggggcgacctgatagaagtctacaaaattatgaggggcatgaacagagtggatagtcaaaagctttttcccaaggtggaagaatcaattactaggggcataagtttaaggtgcgaggggaaaaagtttaaaggagatgtacgaggcaagttttttaca
Above is a window of Mustelus asterias chromosome 5, sMusAst1.hap1.1, whole genome shotgun sequence DNA encoding:
- the LOC144494102 gene encoding 4-galactosyl-N-acetylglucosaminide 3-alpha-L-fucosyltransferase 9-like, which encodes MTSVSNKGICRTLLISIIILGCFLAMLLLYVKPSNTWIYGPLESATSALGVKNPFVTGTEENETIVLIWLWPFGQTFELNSCESEFNIHNCRLTADRNLYNKSHAVLFHHRDINGDLSNLPTQPRPSFQKWVWMNLESPTHSPKKTGLDQLFNLTLTYRRDSDIEVPYGSLRINKVPFDFELPSKSSLVCWVVSNWNTNHARVKYYNELYKYIDINTYGQAFGERLSDKNLIPTISSCKFYLSFENSIHEDYITEKLYNALLAGTVPVVLGPSRNNYENYIPGDSFIHVDDFHSAQELADYLHEVDGNEDLYMHYFKWRKYYSVRLVHFWDEHACNVCENVKHQKYRSCSNLEQWFWD